A single genomic interval of Mycolicibacterium sp. MU0053 harbors:
- a CDS encoding cation diffusion facilitator family transporter, whose protein sequence is MTHQAHQAHQHVHSDGGSHHDHVGRGGRAKTALREVFAPHTHDAADSIDDALESSAAGIRAVKISLVVLGVTALAQLVIVAISGSVALLADTIHNFSDALTAIPLWIAFVLGRRAATRRYTYGFGRAEDLAGLFVIAMIALSAAIAAYESVRRLILPVPIDHVGWVAAAGFVGFIGNELIAIYRIRVGRRIGSAALVADGLHARTDGFTSLAVLLGAGGVALGFPLADPIIGILITVAILAVLCTAARDVFRRLLDGVDPELVDAAEAALAAEPGVTEVRSLRMRWIGHRLHADAELDIDPTLGLLDAHKIAHNAEHTLTHAVPKLSTALIHAYPA, encoded by the coding sequence ATGACGCACCAGGCGCATCAGGCGCACCAGCACGTTCATAGCGACGGCGGTTCTCATCACGACCATGTTGGCCGGGGCGGGAGAGCCAAAACCGCGCTGCGGGAAGTCTTCGCTCCGCACACTCACGACGCCGCCGACAGCATCGACGACGCGCTGGAATCCAGCGCCGCGGGCATTCGCGCGGTGAAGATCAGCCTCGTCGTCCTAGGCGTCACGGCGCTCGCTCAGCTCGTCATCGTGGCCATCTCGGGCTCGGTCGCGCTGCTCGCCGACACGATCCACAACTTTTCCGACGCGCTGACCGCCATACCGTTGTGGATTGCTTTCGTGCTTGGTCGGCGAGCAGCCACCCGGCGGTATACCTACGGCTTCGGCCGCGCCGAAGACCTTGCTGGACTATTCGTCATCGCGATGATCGCGTTGTCGGCAGCGATCGCCGCCTACGAATCTGTACGCCGCCTGATTCTCCCGGTCCCCATCGACCATGTCGGCTGGGTCGCCGCCGCCGGGTTCGTCGGGTTCATCGGCAACGAACTTATCGCGATCTACCGCATCCGCGTCGGCCGCCGAATCGGCTCAGCCGCCCTCGTCGCCGACGGCCTGCACGCCCGCACAGACGGATTCACCTCGCTGGCCGTGCTTCTCGGCGCCGGCGGTGTCGCGCTGGGCTTCCCCCTGGCCGACCCGATCATCGGAATCCTCATCACCGTCGCCATCCTCGCCGTTCTATGCACCGCGGCGCGCGACGTGTTCCGCCGACTCCTCGACGGTGTGGACCCCGAACTCGTCGACGCCGCCGAAGCCGCGCTTGCCGCCGAACCCGGCGTCACAGAGGTACGCAGCCTCAGAATGCGCTGGATCGGCCACCGCCTACACGCCGACGCCGAACTCGACATCGACCCCACCCTCGGCCTTCTCGACGCGCACAAGATCGCCCACAACGCCGAACACACCCTCACCCACGCCGTTCCCAAACTCTCCACAGCGCTCATCCACGCCTACCCGGCCTGA
- a CDS encoding four-helix bundle copper-binding protein — translation MSVAGNILESYPQNLGSVDTAAWTACVEACVECAQSCTACADACLGEQSVQELTDCVRTNLDCADVCDTTGRVLSRHTGYDANGTRSVLAACATACRSCGDECGRHAERHEHCRICTEVCRRCEQACQQLLTSLG, via the coding sequence ATGAGTGTCGCAGGCAACATACTGGAGAGCTACCCACAGAATCTAGGGAGCGTCGATACAGCCGCGTGGACGGCGTGTGTTGAGGCATGCGTGGAGTGCGCGCAATCGTGTACGGCGTGCGCCGACGCCTGTCTAGGAGAACAGTCGGTCCAAGAGCTAACCGACTGTGTTCGCACCAATCTCGACTGTGCCGATGTGTGCGACACCACGGGTCGCGTGCTTTCGCGCCACACCGGCTACGACGCCAATGGCACGCGTTCGGTGCTGGCGGCCTGCGCCACGGCGTGCCGCTCCTGCGGGGATGAATGCGGCAGGCACGCCGAGCGCCACGAACACTGCCGAATTTGCACCGAAGTGTGCCGACGTTGCGAGCAGGCGTGCCAGCAGCTGCTTACATCGCTGGGCTGA
- a CDS encoding thioredoxin family protein: protein MLRCRNICHQEDDMARLSWRVGYVKALHRVRRGKGPATSVVELSIDTIEAVIAVNSIVLVDFDSPRSATSAEFAPVYAASARLHPEVVHATVEVDAQERLVEIAEVQTMPTMLVFRDGVLVLREAGALSGVVLEELIRQVKLVDMDAVRAAIAPGQHPTGARRTAREERASETDTPWGLDV from the coding sequence ATGCTGAGGTGCCGCAACATCTGCCACCAGGAGGACGATATGGCCAGACTGAGCTGGAGGGTCGGATATGTGAAGGCATTGCACCGCGTCCGACGGGGAAAGGGCCCTGCTACCTCTGTCGTGGAACTAAGCATCGACACCATCGAGGCGGTGATCGCAGTCAACTCAATTGTGTTGGTCGATTTCGATTCACCACGCAGTGCTACATCCGCGGAATTCGCGCCGGTCTACGCCGCTTCGGCGCGGTTGCATCCCGAAGTGGTGCATGCGACAGTCGAGGTGGATGCTCAGGAGCGGCTCGTGGAGATCGCCGAAGTGCAAACCATGCCGACGATGCTGGTGTTTCGTGATGGAGTGTTGGTCCTGCGGGAAGCGGGTGCGCTGTCGGGCGTGGTTCTGGAAGAACTGATTCGCCAGGTGAAGCTGGTGGATATGGACGCGGTGCGGGCCGCCATCGCCCCGGGCCAACACCCGACTGGAGCGCGTCGGACAGCGCGCGAGGAAAGGGCCAGTGAAACCGACACCCCGTGGGGCCTTGACGTATGA
- a CDS encoding class I SAM-dependent methyltransferase — translation MSEVDSRDPAEVYERYLGRAIADPFTRVLLEYAAPRRGERVLDLACGTGSVARQVAPTVGAEGHVIALDINPGMLAVGRAAPPPAGAVIEWREGDAASHDLPGRTVDLVLCQQGLQFFADRIAALHETRRVLVRTGMAAFSVWQPLDAHPIYKALFEATARHLGAATSDLAVAFSLGKADELQSLFADAGFEQAAIHPRSLVVRFASPEHFVSLTVAGAATSVPAFIQMSAETRTELIAAVAGELAPVIEGHVVDGELMFQMSTHVVVAS, via the coding sequence GTGAGCGAAGTGGACAGCCGCGATCCCGCCGAGGTCTACGAGCGCTATTTGGGCCGTGCGATCGCCGACCCTTTCACGCGCGTACTCCTCGAGTATGCCGCGCCGAGGCGCGGCGAAAGAGTTCTCGACCTGGCCTGCGGTACCGGCAGCGTCGCACGCCAAGTAGCACCGACGGTCGGAGCCGAAGGCCACGTGATCGCACTGGATATCAATCCGGGCATGCTCGCCGTCGGGCGTGCCGCTCCCCCGCCGGCAGGTGCCGTCATTGAATGGCGAGAAGGTGACGCAGCGAGCCATGATCTGCCGGGTCGAACCGTCGACCTGGTGCTATGCCAGCAGGGACTTCAATTCTTTGCAGACCGCATTGCAGCACTGCATGAAACCCGCCGCGTATTGGTCCGCACCGGCATGGCGGCGTTCAGCGTTTGGCAGCCTCTCGATGCACATCCGATCTACAAAGCACTGTTCGAAGCCACCGCCCGCCATCTTGGTGCGGCAACCTCTGATCTGGCCGTGGCCTTCTCATTAGGTAAGGCAGACGAGCTGCAGTCGCTTTTTGCGGACGCGGGCTTTGAACAGGCTGCGATCCATCCACGATCCCTCGTCGTGCGATTCGCCTCGCCTGAGCATTTCGTGTCGCTCACCGTCGCCGGCGCGGCGACCTCAGTGCCTGCGTTTATCCAGATGAGTGCCGAAACCCGGACCGAGCTGATCGCAGCTGTTGCGGGCGAGCTTGCACCGGTGATCGAAGGTCATGTCGTGGACGGTGAGTTGATGTTCCAGATGTCCACGCACGTCGTTGTGGCGTCTTAA
- a CDS encoding heavy metal translocating P-type ATPase has translation MSTSSVQPTPAGAHVELDIRGMTCASCAARIERNLNKLDGVTATVNYATEKAHITVRSGTDPQTLITEVDKTGYTATLRRGEDHGAGSGVENADGAELSALRRRLIGAIVLSVPVIAMAMVPVLQFTYWQWVSLALATPVVAWAGWPFHKAALTNLRRGTATMDTLISLGTTAALLWSLYALFFGTAGMPGMTHEFTLTVAPSDGAANIYLEVAAGVTMFVLLGRYFEKRSKRRAGAALRALLQLGAKDVAVMRDGVETRIPIDRLAPGDEFVVRPGEKIATDGVVVSGSSAVDASMLTGESVPVEVAAGDAVTGATVNAGGRIIVRATRVGSDTQLAQMAKLVENAQSGKAQVQRLADRVSAVFVPIVIAVSLVTLGAWLVAGFPASAGFTAAVAVLIIACPCALGLATPTALLVGTGRGAQLGILIKGPEVLESTRRIDTVVLDKTGTVTTGKMALSDVIPAASTDRADLLRFAGALEDASEHPIAKAISSGAAAELGTLPPVQDFANVEGKGVRGIVDGHAVVVGRESLLADWSLPLPPELAEAKTDAERQGKTVVSVAWDGQPRGLLAIADQVKPTSAQAVADLIALGLTPVLLTGDNAIVAHQIGAEVGIDQIIAEVMPQEKVEVVARLQTEGKVVAMVGDGVNDAAALAQADLGLAMGTGTDVAIEAADITLVRGDLRSAADAIRLSRSTLRAIQTNLFWAFAYNVAAIPLAALGLLNPMLAGAAMAFSSVFVVGNSLRLRSFNSQAAKGPALIAASARAAANGR, from the coding sequence ATGTCAACATCATCGGTGCAACCCACGCCCGCCGGTGCCCACGTCGAACTCGATATCAGGGGCATGACATGCGCCTCCTGCGCTGCGCGCATCGAGCGCAATCTCAACAAACTCGACGGTGTCACCGCCACCGTGAACTACGCCACCGAAAAGGCCCACATCACCGTGCGGTCGGGAACCGACCCTCAGACATTGATCACCGAGGTCGACAAGACCGGCTACACTGCGACGTTGCGGCGCGGCGAGGATCACGGCGCCGGCTCCGGCGTTGAGAATGCCGACGGCGCGGAACTGAGCGCGCTGCGTCGTCGCCTGATCGGTGCCATCGTGCTATCGGTTCCAGTCATCGCCATGGCGATGGTCCCTGTCCTGCAGTTCACCTACTGGCAGTGGGTTTCTCTGGCGTTGGCCACCCCGGTGGTCGCGTGGGCAGGCTGGCCGTTCCACAAGGCCGCGCTGACGAACCTGCGTCGCGGTACGGCCACCATGGACACCCTCATCTCACTGGGCACGACGGCCGCACTGCTGTGGTCGCTGTATGCGTTGTTCTTCGGCACCGCCGGCATGCCGGGCATGACCCATGAATTCACGCTGACCGTCGCTCCCAGCGATGGTGCGGCCAACATCTACCTCGAGGTCGCGGCGGGCGTGACGATGTTCGTGCTGCTTGGCCGATACTTCGAGAAACGCTCCAAGCGCCGGGCGGGGGCGGCACTGCGGGCGTTGCTGCAACTGGGCGCCAAGGACGTGGCGGTCATGCGCGACGGTGTCGAGACCCGCATACCGATCGACCGGCTCGCTCCCGGCGACGAGTTCGTCGTGCGGCCAGGCGAAAAGATCGCTACCGACGGAGTCGTCGTATCGGGTAGCTCAGCCGTCGACGCCTCCATGCTCACCGGGGAATCGGTGCCGGTGGAGGTCGCCGCGGGCGACGCTGTCACCGGGGCCACCGTCAACGCCGGCGGCCGAATCATTGTGCGGGCCACCCGTGTCGGCTCAGACACCCAGCTGGCGCAGATGGCCAAGCTGGTGGAAAACGCCCAGTCCGGTAAGGCGCAGGTGCAGCGTCTGGCCGACCGGGTGTCGGCCGTCTTCGTTCCGATCGTGATCGCCGTGTCGCTGGTTACACTCGGCGCGTGGCTTGTCGCTGGCTTTCCCGCCAGCGCAGGGTTCACCGCGGCGGTCGCCGTGCTGATCATTGCCTGCCCGTGCGCGCTGGGTCTGGCCACCCCGACCGCACTGCTGGTCGGCACCGGGCGCGGGGCACAACTCGGCATCCTCATCAAAGGCCCCGAAGTGCTCGAGTCCACTCGCCGCATCGACACGGTGGTGCTGGACAAGACCGGCACGGTCACCACCGGCAAGATGGCGCTGAGCGATGTGATTCCCGCCGCCAGTACCGACCGCGCCGACCTGCTTAGGTTCGCCGGAGCGCTGGAGGATGCCTCAGAGCATCCCATTGCCAAGGCAATCTCCAGCGGTGCGGCCGCGGAGCTTGGGACGTTGCCCCCAGTGCAGGATTTCGCCAACGTGGAAGGCAAGGGCGTCCGAGGCATCGTCGACGGCCACGCCGTTGTGGTCGGGCGTGAATCACTGCTCGCCGACTGGTCTTTGCCGCTGCCCCCTGAGCTTGCCGAGGCCAAAACCGACGCCGAGAGGCAAGGGAAGACGGTGGTCTCCGTCGCATGGGACGGTCAGCCCCGGGGTCTGCTGGCCATCGCCGACCAAGTCAAACCCACCAGCGCGCAAGCGGTCGCCGACCTCATCGCTCTGGGCCTGACACCGGTGCTGCTGACTGGAGACAACGCCATCGTGGCCCACCAGATCGGTGCCGAGGTCGGCATCGACCAGATCATCGCGGAGGTGATGCCACAGGAAAAAGTTGAGGTTGTCGCCCGACTGCAGACCGAAGGCAAAGTGGTCGCAATGGTCGGCGACGGCGTCAACGACGCCGCGGCCCTGGCGCAGGCCGACCTCGGGTTGGCGATGGGCACCGGCACCGACGTCGCCATCGAAGCAGCCGACATCACGTTGGTACGCGGCGATCTGCGCAGTGCCGCAGACGCGATTCGCCTGTCCCGCAGCACGCTGCGCGCCATCCAAACCAACCTGTTCTGGGCGTTCGCCTACAACGTCGCGGCCATACCGCTGGCGGCACTGGGCCTACTCAACCCCATGCTGGCCGGGGCAGCGATGGCATTTTCCAGCGTGTTCGTCGTCGGAAACAGCCTGCGTCTTCGGTCGTTCAACAGCCAAGCCGCTAAGGGGCCCGCGCTCATTGCGGCAAGTGCGCGAGCCGCAGCGAATGGTCGATGA
- a CDS encoding rhodanese-like domain-containing protein, which yields MLTAAMVSVAVGVFTGCGIGEERPEVVASSTSALAVESHRLVGPDEFAAAITEPDRVTINVHVPYEGDIPGTDLSIPFDQIDEQATALPAARGTPLAIYCLTGPMSAQAAEDLTALGYTDLVELRGGMNAWQDSGRTLVGT from the coding sequence GTGTTGACCGCGGCGATGGTTAGTGTCGCTGTGGGCGTTTTCACCGGATGCGGCATAGGCGAAGAGCGACCGGAGGTCGTGGCGTCGAGCACGAGCGCCCTCGCTGTCGAGTCTCACCGGCTCGTCGGACCCGACGAGTTCGCAGCTGCGATCACCGAACCTGACCGCGTAACCATCAACGTGCATGTGCCCTACGAAGGCGACATCCCAGGCACGGACCTATCGATCCCGTTCGACCAGATCGACGAGCAGGCCACGGCGCTGCCGGCCGCTCGCGGCACCCCTCTGGCCATCTATTGCCTTACCGGACCAATGAGCGCACAAGCGGCAGAAGATCTCACCGCACTCGGATACACCGACTTGGTGGAACTGCGCGGCGGGATGAATGCCTGGCAGGACAGCGGCAGAACCCTCGTCGGTACCTGA
- a CDS encoding heavy-metal-associated domain-containing protein — MTTTEYRVTGMTCGHCESSVRDAVRDLDGVKRAEVSAATGKLVVTSDEPAADAAVLAAVVEAGYTAVRVG, encoded by the coding sequence ATGACTACGACGGAATACCGCGTTACGGGGATGACTTGCGGGCACTGCGAGTCGTCGGTTCGAGACGCAGTCCGCGATCTTGACGGTGTTAAGCGGGCAGAGGTGAGTGCTGCGACGGGAAAGTTGGTGGTGACAAGCGACGAGCCCGCCGCCGATGCCGCGGTGTTGGCAGCGGTCGTCGAGGCCGGATACACCGCTGTGCGGGTTGGCTGA
- a CDS encoding ArsR/SmtB family transcription factor codes for MNADSGGCRRRLPDDQIALVVEVFRMLSEATRVQLLWALIDREMAVNELAEHVSKPAPSVSQHLAKLRMARLVRTRREGTTIFYSLENDHIGQLVTDAVFNAEHAGPGTPGHHRGTAELRELHLIAESHASPRQRGGRDA; via the coding sequence ATGAATGCAGATAGTGGTGGATGCCGGCGGCGGCTCCCGGACGATCAGATCGCCTTGGTCGTCGAGGTGTTCCGGATGCTGTCCGAGGCCACCCGTGTCCAACTGCTGTGGGCACTGATCGATCGAGAGATGGCGGTGAATGAGCTGGCTGAGCACGTCAGTAAGCCGGCGCCGTCGGTATCGCAGCACTTGGCCAAGCTGAGAATGGCCCGGTTGGTCCGTACTCGCCGTGAGGGCACCACCATCTTCTACAGCCTCGAAAACGATCACATCGGGCAACTGGTGACCGATGCGGTGTTCAATGCCGAGCACGCCGGCCCCGGCACGCCCGGTCATCACCGTGGCACCGCAGAACTGCGCGAGTTGCACCTCATCGCCGAGTCCCACGCCTCGCCACGGCAGCGAGGAGGACGCGACGCATGA